One window of Athalia rosae chromosome 2, iyAthRosa1.1, whole genome shotgun sequence genomic DNA carries:
- the LOC105692508 gene encoding uncharacterized protein LOC105692508 isoform X3 yields MPRCCNERKTSSPVTNNNRNNSEDISLLRTNTLERNSFSIPCQSELDDDLPIVERSHRRLRCDLSPVPTSTTVSSKLFSIKGEKGNQSRQLQQQVISGTVGVGGGGGSGGVGGGWHKESKKKAAIGNAVRGLFPSGHSRQDRYETSRQRSPGGTGGGIGLSGLCPRLVAGGGGTGSQGGVGVGVGHLAPQEAGGTCSVVTTQRHHNHNHNSNHGHRRQRKVSVISQAGSSTNTAADRKISPGVNRSSVAVCKRQTRTSRVEHSGDSISIGSSPSPKKKAPSGLHILDKSVAQNLSLNPLEQENDRSFSDAEEAITATENFSSIPGASSSTPSTPVGKVKPRKTSKDEKVEKKMSCQSSSEGTKSTDNIRKMTSESVDSLQSPRKSSVDSGEVAKTSSTPRKPSMDNTDDDRSVSNVSTVQKSLTSLTESAKILETGENCDKKSKTRRENSSDSSRTAITTKNIPTSQVESRKTSLEILEGSKSLLTARKISVDSADTIKGKRTTVDGCVSISRKISTESMENRNINVSVKKSSTEIVEIIKSSNTDSKKMTRKVSTESVDSGKTDAGEISSLEKVRNSRFVTSRVSEDADFDTKPQHQDEQVTIYDQDDNGTSMSDIVAAQAMHESLSKLGKVPPMDTETPSVIIEEVPEEIPNKEEKVTSENDNKYSEAGADEAVEGFIGPLLDENFKADEKLTQKTMAMDEIKTLLMKVKVQAVEEDEDEEKAIGISPDGRFLKFEEEIGRGSFKTVYRGLDTQTGVAVAWCELQEKKLNKTERLRFREEAEMLKGLQHPNIVRFYDYWEVTLTRRKYIVLVTELMTSGTLKTYLRRFKKINPKVVKSWCRQILKGLSFLHSRSPPIIHRDLKCDNIFITGTTGSVKIGDLGLATLKNRSFAKSVIGTPEFMAPEMYEEHYDESVDVYAFGMCMLEMATSEYPYSECTGPAQIYKRVVSGVKPQSYDKVENPEVRDIIEMCIRLKKEERPLVKDLLNHEFFADDVGLKLEMVSRETAVADSELSRVEFRLRVLDPKKRSNKHKENEAIQFDFDILSDNAEEVASEMAKSSLILEEDAKAVAKMLKSQIATLLRERDERKVKEEKERLDREAESNAVSDNLLQQQQQMQQQQLLIQQIQLQQQQIQSGIGMQMQGSIQIPSQVQIQQPLQIPLQQQQQQQQQQQQQQQQQQQQQQQQQQQQQQQQQQQQQQQQQVQLQQITQQQQNMQQHNLQPQQVQLVQQQPLLQQQTAVVQPQQAQQITAQQQNQYPQQQYQQQIQQGLQQHVQQQQYQPQQQPQQQPLQYSQHVGQSLSANSSQCSTPQSIQGQPQFPQAPQQQQPHLPQQQQIHQQQYIQLNQMNVPQQLQHQTQLQQHMPQQLQVQQQQPISQQQTMPQQQQILQQQQTPQQQVPQSQQIPQQPQITPQQQIPQQQQIPQQPQIASQQTVPQQQQIAQQQMQITQPQQQPQQIPQPQVLQQPQQQIQYSQSQIQHIQQMHQHPVGSPPVQSQQYYQPSTASNVPFSGTPIYQQNIGQQVYHSYSSSGGSAAHIEILSSGQTTQQVFSQPNLPGNTGVAPSQTYAQVVGQNPMGQSVASPKLNVQSSTTATHTQSIQSSCQASQPASLSSIQSSPALLSSSSMQQHHSQQNLLAQIQYSGNSNTIPVAVPVTPSMTIIPNSVNTMTAQQQQQVLTNMESCTTVIDRTIMKQDTMDSVQSLPCESINVVQTTSQLDQTFAVQSASSMEGIPSENSEATTAPERSRVKRSGTKRRKPGIKLTVLSVSNENQAMTVECQLDTSKQKTVTFKFDRDDMVPVDIANNLIAENLLPQSQCDTFVDLIGDIVMQLRLDPERTLPLVAHGPPDQSAGGSPVNSRRPRDRDHSLETSKQVRHGSLTRQSSHRSSYKVHRRHRSRDETSNTSTPTKLLPIDQIISHIANAPNEKPSVQTPDSQVGPESISSEASRRSSTSTQNTDTLTPTNMPSDSTDTHEYATSVATTETIMEVTQPPPEGIKGIADELQLNTSDSAQYQVTPSASSLEIKNLSTSTGEADTTQDSIDTQNEDDIPANKSMEASLADGNTLGAPPLRKISRFLVSPVIEQKSATSDIAANVLTVTSTENLGRYDISVSQQISQANSCSSTSSTEKMKTETDALGTQTNCEQVKPVDSSLNLTELESVISVHHPPIADTESMKSVNSGFSETVSYSQSQIQENGDQSLQTVHVQQSTTQIHQQVQQGIQQFQQQQQQIISQQVPSQVQHNITQIQQNIAQIHQTIGQSTMQVQQTTTLISQNQQTHQGSTSAQQNLPQMQPNVSHMPQNVLQTQQSIEQMSASQAPQGAIATHQPQYQEQNLLQQHVIIQQQQIQPIPMQQNINQHQMHPQLLQQPSQIQHQPPMQQFVPQQQPQQIQQPYVLVPSHVQQIQQTMDDRNRRVSNISTISNVSTDSQLSDVSGITEDRRMSTPIHLQPSQVQQQDAHTTNVFVPQVVADIPQQSPMGHHVVGQVQVPVLPSIEVPPKVASKPKEVSSTLPDLAQNLANILSNPKSKSTTPHNVNTSHEPNLNTTVIEHKTSLHSEQYFQPIQPEATQQVAQSLQSQVHQNQQNIQNLQNISLNLQNQQTVPQGFQNQQQMQQNIQNIVPTIHPSVHNQQNSQQQLPPIVQQNQAQYQTNQQTIQQSIQSHQQSQTNIQNVETLQQQQQPVMPHSIQNQQHNLQTPPTVQQWNIQQQTTTSISQNSISMQQQVPTIQHVHPIQTQPQVHQIPPMPQQPLQEKQNTDYPISSDQQQNNNIGSNIIATLEAEGSTLDTCTLSRRTSSDCQLPTSECDNSSHEATPEHTLTELTESGSLMQQQHSRLSQQNSLDKIADASGPQTIADLQQKLVQLTSQPSESLAIGTPPISHPATPHCHQLAGCYDTYMHSLQQKLANIGMPVTPSQSLGPLSPQTTIHSTITSANACIDFTNITIPSEGIIYTQETSVSTVAATQINPECTTDSSAIPGSVDVMSPSKESVKLRSQRPGSRLQELEQELAKIHHRGPLASSSSSQPSTPPVPTGQVFPQQQTPLATVHPIPVATISPAVINPNSGTNTPVNLEQPQENAAEITSDQPVRKISRFMVSKVSGPPPADAVATTQQQTMSDQQRLQQQEDMMTRRAGRFSVTTHQMDEAHSAGIQVQVLHSREGSLPPATSATSIGALITESPGRLVDSLRVSSESLMVATQPGTKSFPSSYSSSLTSDFSSYCHNQSPISKKQYSLPTSPKTDVKIPNFQHQQQRDLHNSVQLSQNSQRHVTQYSTQSLDKQIQNIFLLKPPPGSKQHVVPRDIAVKNAHEYCTQNLLPHTQIQPQRDIPHDPLNLGAQAESLSPITNRLQDNTMQQLLHNQSEKDEKSQILTPSEEYQLLIKRQTTELENLQRRHREELEKFQQQQLQLLIQQQQQAALHQHQHHPLLYHTVATTVAGQTRPTGMEDYLMFSTAPQTPLQRVPGQSPDTEETLRLAMQKLKQTPQPSHQQAPNIPHAYVIPIPVMPSENIQNISQHSTNYTGATNVNETLETIGSTNGPTTINPTRYQFTPIIPDGANIPGCASGSLVAPTPISGSTANSGYLHYHQGPTLANFQTFGYTPHGGFFLPAGYRLIYAPTSSPQSQPATPATPHLGNSNNGTPPSEPQHCSDYNTTMQPDQ; encoded by the exons ATGCCGAGATGCTgtaatgagagaaaaacgtCGAGTCCGGTGACCAACAATAACCGCAACAACAGTGAGGATATATCACTGTTACGTACAAATACTTTGGAACGTAATAGCTTTTCGATTCCGTGCCAATCGGAGCTGGACGACGACCTACCAATCGTAGAAAGGTCTCATAGAAGACTACGGTGTGACTTGAGTCCAGTACCCACTAGCACCACCGTTAGTTCTAAACTTTTCAGCATTAAG ggtgaaaaaggaaatcaaTCAAGACAGTTGCAACAACAGGTGATAAGCGGAACCGTTGGTGTTGGTGGTGGAGGTGGTAGTGGTGGAGTTGGTGGTGGTTGGCAtaaagaaagcaaaaagaaagcAGCTATAGGCAACGCGGTGCGTGGACTGTTTCCATCTGGCCATAGCAGGCAGGACAG GTATGAGACAAGCAGGCAGCGCTCCCCAGGAGGGACCGGTGGTGGCATTGGCTTGTCCGGCTTGTGTCCAAGGCTGGTGGCGGGTGGCGGTGGTACTGGTAGCCAGGGTGgtgtgggggtgggggtgggccACCTAGCCCCCCAGGAGGCGGGAGGCACATGTAGCGTCGTGACCACGCAACGACACCACAACCACAATCACAACAGCAACCACGGACATAGGCGTCAACGAAAAGTCTCCGTCATTTCTCAAGCTGGGTCCAGTACAAATACTGCTGCCGATCGTAAG ATATCACCAGGTGTGAATCGTTCATCGGTTGCAGTTTGTAAAAGACAGACAAGGACGAGTCGTGTAGAACACAGTGGAGATTCGATATCTATAGGAAGCTCGccatcgccaaaaaaaaaggctcCGTCTGGACTTCATATCCTTGATAAATCTGTGGCACAGAATCTATCTTTGAATCCTCTTGAACAAGAGAATGATCGCAGCTTTAGCGATGCAGAAGAAGCAATTACTGCTACGGAAAATTTCTCTAGTATACCAG GTGCTAGTTCTTCTACTCCTTCCACCCCTGTTGGTAAAGTGAAACCTAGAAAAACAAGTAAAGACGAGAAGgtcgaaaagaaaatgtccTGCCAAAGTAGTAGTGAAGGGACCAAAAGTACTGACAATATTCGTAAGATGACTTCAGAAAGTGTGGATAGCTTGCAAAGTCCAAGAAAATCATCTGTGGATTCTGGTGAAGTGGCAAAAACATCTTCAACTCCGAGAAAACCATCGATGGATAATACAGACGATGATAGAagtgtttcaaatgtttcaaCTGTGCAAAAATCATTGACTAGTTTAACTGAAAGTGCCAAGATCTTGGAAACTGGTGAaaattgtgataaaaaaagtaaaacaagaCGTGAAAACAGCTCCGACAGTAGCAGGACAGCTATAACAACCAAAAATATTCCTACCAGTCAAGTTGAGAGTCGAAAAACGTCTTTAGAAATATTAGAGGGCTCAAAATCATTGTTAACCGCGCGTAAAATATCGGTTGATAGTGCAGATACaattaaaggaaaaaggaCAACAGTGGATGGTTGTGTGTCTATaagtagaaaaatatcgaCCGAATCAATGGAAAATAGAAACATTAACGTTTCCGTTAAAAAATCATCCAcggaaatagttgaaattattaaatCATCGAACACTGATagtaaaaaaatgacaagaaaagTCTCAACGGAATCTGTAGATAGTGGGAAAACTGATGCAGGGGAAATATCTAGTCTAGAAAAAGTGAGAAACTCAAGGTTTGTGACTTCTCGAGTATCAGAGGATGCTGACTTTGATACAAAGCCACAACATCAAGATGAACAAGTAACAATTTACGATCAGGATGATAATGGGACTAGTATGAGTGACATTGTTGCCGCGCAAGCCATGCACGAATCTTTATCTAAATTAGGGAAGGTTCCTCCTATGGACACGGAAACTCCCAGCGTCATCATTGAGGAAGTGCCAGAAGAAATTCCtaacaaagaagaaaaggtCACTAGCGAAAATGACAACAAGTATAGCGAGGCAGGAGCAGATGAAGCAGTTGAAGGATTTATCGGACCTTTacttgacgaaaattttaaaGCTGATGAAAAGTTGACACAGAAAACTATGGCTATGGACGAGATAAAAACTCTGCTCATGAAAGTCAAAGTACAGGCGGTTGAAGAAgatgaggatgaggaaaaGGCTATCGGCATTTCACCTgatggaagatttttgaaatttgaagaagaaattggTCGTGGAAGCTTTAAAACCGTCTATAGAGGTCTTGATACTCAGACAGGTGTCGCCGTTGCTTGGTGTGAATTACAG gagaaaaaattaaacaaaactGAACGATTGAGATTTCGGGAGGAAGCAGAAATGCTGAAAGGATTACAACATCCTAATATAGTAAGGTTTTACGATTACTGGGAAGTTACGCTTACACGTCGAAAATACATCGTACTTGTTACCGAGCTTATGACATCGGGAACTTTAAAAAC ATATCTGCGGCGGTTCAAAAAGATCAATCCAAAGGTGGTCAAGTCTTGGTGTCGTCAGATCTTGAAAGGATTGAGTTTTCTTCATTCGAGATCGCCACCGATCATTCATAGGGACTTGAAGTGTGACAACATTTTTATCACAGGGACGACGGGAAGTGTGAAAATTGGTGACTTGGGATTGGCGACTCTCAAAAACCGAAGCTTTGCTAAAAGTGTTATTGGTACTCCAGAGTTTATGGCACCTGAGATGTACGAAGAACATTATGACGAATCGGTGGATGTCTATGCCTTTGGTATGTGCATGCTAGAGATGGCTACCAGCGAGTATCCATACTCGGAATGTACTGGACCTGCGCAGATTTACAAACGCGTTGTATCG GGTGTAAAACCGCAGAGCTACGATAAAGTCGAAAATCCCGAAGTCCGTGATATAATTGAGATGTgcattcgattgaaaaaggaagaacgtCCTCTAGTCAAAGATTTGCTGAATCATGAATTTTTTGCGGATGATGTCGGTCTTAAATTAGAGATGGTATCCAGAGAGACAGCCGTTGCGGATTCGGAACTGTCACGCGTGGAGTTTCGGCTCAGAGTACTTGATCCTAAAAAGCGGAGTAATAAACACAAGGAGAATGAGGCGATTCAATTCGACTTTGATATATTAAGTGATAATGCGGAGGAAGTCGCATCGGAAATGGCTAAATCGAGCCTGATTCTTGAGGAGGATGCTAAAGCTGTCGCAAAGATGTTAAAATCACAAATCGCGACTCTGCTtagagaaagagatgaaaggaaagtcaaagaagagaaagaacgaCTCGACAGAGAAGCTGAATCAAATGCAGTGTCAGATAATTTgttacaacaacaacaacaaatgcagcaacagcagctgTTGATTCAACAGATTCAGTTGCAGCAACAACAAATTCAGTCTGGTATAGGTATGCAGATGCAAGGATCGATCCAGATTCCAAGCCAAGTACAAATTCAGCAGCCATTACAAATTCCAttacaacagcagcagcaacagcaacagcaacagcaacagcagcaacaacaacaacaacaacaacaacaacaacaacaacaacaacaacaacaacaacagcagcagcagcaacaacagcagcaacaagtACAGTTGCAACAGATAACTCAACAGCAACAAAATATGCAGCAGCATAACTTACAACCTCAACAAGTCCAGTTGGTTCAGCAGCAACCACTTTTACAACAGCAAACAGCGGTTGTTCAGCCACAGCAGGCACAGCAAATTACGGCACAGCAACAAAATCAATATCCGCAGCAGCAATATCAACAGCAAATACAGCAGGGCCTGCAACAACATGTCCAACAACAGCAATACCAGCCACAACAACAACCACAGCAGCAACCTTTACAGTACAGCCAGCATGTTGGACAAAGTCTTAGTGCAAATTCTTCGCAGTGTTCTACTCCACAAAGTATCCAAGGGCAACCTCAATTCCCTCAAgcgccgcagcagcagcagccacaCCTCCCACAGCAACAACAAATTCACCAACAACAGTATATTCAATTGAATCAAATGAACGTACCGCAACAATTACAACACCAGACACAACTACAGCAGCATATGCCTCAACAACTGCAAGTTCAACAGCAGCAGCCAATATCTCAACAACAAACGATGCCTCAACAGCAACAAATCCTTCAGCAACAGCAGACTCCTCAACAACAAGTCCCTCAATCACAGCAAATTCCTCAACAACCGCAAATTACTCCACAGCAACAAATTCCTCAGCAACAGCAAATTCCTCAGCAACCGCAGATTGCTTCGCAACAGACGGTTCCTCAACAACAGCAAATTGCGCAACAACAAATGCAGATTACTCAACCACAACAACAGCCACAACAAATCCCTCAACCGCAAGTTCTACAGCAACCACAGCAACAAATCCAGTATTCTCAGTCCCAAATTCAGCACATTCAGCAAATGCATCAACATCCTGTAGGATCTCCACCGGTTCAAAGCCAGCAATATTACCAACCAAGCACAGCATCAAATGTCCCCTTTAGTGGTACACCAATTTATCAGCAAAACATCGGGCAACAAGTGTATCATTCGTATTCATCATCTGGTGGTTCAGCAGCTCatatcgaaattttatcatccgGTCAAACAACTCAGCAAGTATTTTCTCAGCCTAATCTCCCAGGAAATACTGGCGTTGCACCGTCTCAAACTTATGCTCAGGTGGTAGGTCAAAATCCAATGGGACAATCAGTCGCATCACCTAAATTAAATGTTCAAAGTTCTACAACCGCAACGCATACACAAAGTATCCAATCTTCATGCCAAGCAAGTCAGCCCGCCTCATTATCTAGTATACAAAGTTCACCTGCACTCCTTTCTTCAAGCAGTATGCAGCAACATCATTCGCAACAGAATCTTCTTGCTCAAATACAATATTCTGGAAACTCCAATACAATTCCAGTTGCAGTTCCTGTCACCCCAAGCATGACAATTATACCAAATTCGGTTAATACAATGACGgcacagcagcaacaacaggtCTTGACAAATATGGAATCGTGTACAACGGTCATTGATAGAACAATTATGAAGCAGGATACAATGGATTCTGTACAATCTTTACCATGTGAATCTATCAACGTTGTTCAAACAACTTCTCAACTGGATCAAACTTTTGCTGTGCAAAGTGCTAGTTCTATGGAAGG AATACCTTCAGAGAATTCCGAAGCTACTACTGCGCCAGAAAGAAGCAGGGTGAAACGATCTGGAACAAAGCGACGGAAACCTGGAATAAAGTTAACAGTTTTGTCCGTCAGTAACGAGAATCAAGCCATGACTGTTGAGTGTCAATTAGATACGAGTAAACAAAAAACGGTCACATTTAAATTTGATAGAGACGACATGGTTCCCGTTGACATCGCTAACAATTTG ATAGCGGAAAATTTGTTGCCTCAGTCGCAATGCGATACGTTTGTGGACTTGATTGGCGACATAGTTATGCAACTCCGTTTGGATCCTGAAAGAACTCTGCCTCTTGTCGCACATGGACCACCAGATCAGTCGGCAGGAGGTAGTCCGGTGAATAGTCGGCGTCCTAGAGATCGTGACCACAGTCTCGAAACATCCAAg CAGGTGAGACACGGCTCGTTAACCCGTCAAAGCAGCCATCGATCATCGTACAAAGTCCATCGTAGGCACCGTTCG agaGATGAAACATCCAACACATCAACGCCAACGAAATTACTCCCTATTGACCAAATTATCTCACACATCGCAAATGCTCCTAATGAGAAACCAAGTGTTCAAACACCAGATAGTCAAGTGGGACCCGAAAGCATATCATCTGAAGCATCCAGACGATCTTCTACATCGACACAAAATACAGACACTCTAACTCCAACGAATATGCCAAGCGATTCAACCGATACACATGAATATGCGACTTCTGTAGCTACTACTGAAACTATTATGGAAGTCACTCAACCACCTCCAGAAGGAATCAAAGGCATTGCTGATGAACTACAATTAAATACGTCAGATAGTGCACAATATCAAGTCACACCATCGGCCAGCTCTTTGGAAATTAAGAATCTTAGTACATCGACTGGAGAAGCTGACACCACTCAAGATTCTATAGATACTCAAAACGAGGATGACATTCCAGCAAATAAGTCTATGGAAGCATCTTTGGCTGATGGTAACACTTTAGGCGCACCACCCTTACGTAAAATATCACGGTTTTTGGTCAGCCCTGTCATAGAGCAAAAATCAGCCACATCAGATATTGCAGCAAATGTTCTGACGGTTACTTCTACCGAGAATTTGGGACGGTATGACATTTCTGTATCTCAACAAATCAGTCAAGCTAACTCGTGTTCGAGTACTTCTAGCACAGAGAAGATGAAAACTGAGACTGATGCTTTGGGCACGCAAACAAATTGTGAACAGGTTAAACCAGTTGATAGCAGTTTAAATTTAACTGAATTAGAGTCTGTAATTTCGGTGCATCATCCACCAATAGCTGATACAGAATCTATGAAAAGTGTCAATTCTGGGTTTAGTGAAACGGTCAGCTATTCACAGTCACAGATCCAAGAAAATGGGGATCAGAGTTTGCAAACAGTTCACGTGCAGCAATCTACAACTCAAATTCACCAGCAGGTTCAACAAGGAATACAGCAATtccaacaacagcaacagcaaatCATTTCTCAACAGGTTCCATCACAAGTTCAACATAACATTACCCAAATTCAGCAAAATATTGCCCAAATACATCAAACGATCGGTCAAAGTACAATGCAAGTGCAGCAGACTACGACTTTAATTTCTCAGAATCAACAAACTCATCAGGGATCTACTTCAGCACAGCAAAATTTGCCTCAAATGCAACCTAATGTGTCCCATATGCCGCAAAATGTTCTTCAAACTCAACAGAGTATTGAACAAATGTCTGCTTCTCAGGCTCCACAGGGTGCGATTGCAACGCATCAACCGCAATATCAAGAACAGAATTTGTTACAACAACACGTTATAATACAGCAGCAACAAATTCAGCCGATTCCAATGCAGCAAAATATTAATCAACACCAAATGCATCCGCAACTTTTGCAGCAACCATCTCAAATCCAACATCAGCCGCCTATGCAACAGTTTGTTCCACAACAACAACCGCAACAAATTCAGCAACCATATGTTCTTGTGCCATCACATGTCCAACAAATTCAACAAACAATGGATGACAGAAACCGTCGAgtatcaaatatttcaacaatatcaAACGTCTCGACCGACTCCCAGTTGTCGGATGTTTCGGGAATTACAGAAGACAGAAGAATGTCAACACCGATTCATCTCCAACCTTCACAAGTACAGCAGCAAGATGCGCATACAACTAATGTGTTTGTACCTCAAGTAGTAGCTGACATTCCTCAGCAATCTCCAATGGGTCATCATGTCGTCGGACAAGTTCAAGTTCCTGTATTACCAAGCATTGAAGTACCACCGAAAGTAGCATCAAAACCTAAAGAAGTGTCATCAACACTTCCAGACTTGGCTCAAAATCTTGCTAATATACTTTCTAATCCAAAGTCTAAATCTACTACACCACATAACGTGAATACTAGTCACGAGCCAAATTTAAATACCACTGTCATAGAACATAAGACATCGCTGCATTCggaacaatattttcaacctATACAGCCAGAAGCAACGCAGCAGGTGGCTCAATCACTGCAATCTCAAGTACATCAGAATCagcaaaatattcaaaatcttCAAAATATATCGTTGAATCTTCAAAATCAACAAACTGTTCCACAGGGCTTTCAAAACCAGCAACAAATGCAACAGAACATTCAAAATATCGTTCCAACAATCCATCCAAGTGTCCATAATCAACAAAATTCACAACAGCAACTGCCACCTATTGTTCAACAAAATCAAGCGCAGTATCAAACTAATCAACAGACCATACAGCAATCTATCCAAAGTCATCAGCAGAGTCAAACTAATATACAAAACGTTGAAACAttacaacagcaacaacaaccaGTAATGCCTCATAGTATTCAAAATCAACAACATAATTTACAAACTCCGCCAACAGTACAGCAGTGGAATATTCAACAGCAAACTACAACCTCGATTTCTCAGAACTCAATAAGTATGCAACAACAAGTGCCAACTATTCAGCATGTTCATCCAATTCAAACTCAACCACAAGTTCATCAGATACCGCCGATGCCACAGCAACCTTTACAAGAAAAACAGAACACAGATTATCCAATTAGTTCAGATCAGCAACAAAACAACAATATTGGTAGCAACATCATTGCTACTTTAGAAGCAGAAGGCAGCACTTTAGATACCTGCACTTTGAGCAG ACGTACTAGTTCAGACTGTCAATTGCCGACTTCAGAGTGTGACAACTCAAGTCATGAAGCCACACCTGAACACACTCTGACTGAATTAACCGAATCAGGTTCATTGATGCAACAACAGCATTCCAGATTAAGCCAGCAGAATTCTTTAGATAAAATTGCTGACGCCAGTGGACCACAAACGATTGCCGATCTGCAACAGAAGCTAGTACAGCTAACAAGTCAACCCTCCGAATCTCTGGCCATAGGAACTCCGCCAATTAGTCATCCAGCTACGCCTCATTGTCATCAATTGGCAGGATGCTATGATACCTATATGCATAGTTTGCAACAGAAACTCGCCAATATTGGCATGCCTGTCACACCTAGTCAGTCATTA GGACCCTTGTCTCCACAAACAACGATACATTCGACAATTACTTCTGCTAATGCATGCATCGATTTCACTAACATCACTATACCTTCCGAAGGCATCATTTATACCCAAGAGACATCAGTCTCTACAGTTGCAGCTACACAAATA AATCCTGAGTGTACAACGGACAGCAGTGCTATTCCTGGAAGTGTAGATGTCATGTCACCAAGCAAAGAAAGCGTTAAATTACGCTCACAAAGACCAGGATCTCGGTTGCAGGAATTAGAGCAGGAATTGGCAAAGATTCATCACAGGGGCCCACTTGCATCGTCGTCATCTTCACAACCTTCAACCCCTCCGGTGCCAACAGGACAAGTTTTTCCTCAGCAACAAACTCCACTTGCCACTGTTCATCCTATTCCTGTTGCAACGATTTCACCTGCAGTCATTAATCCCAACTCCGGAACTAATACACCCGTGAACCTGGAGCAGCCTCAGGAAAATGCAGCTGAG ATTACGTCGGATCAACCGGTAAGAAAGATATCAAGATTCATGGTCTCAAAAGTTTCTGGACCACCACCTGCTGATGCAGTTGCAACGACGCAGCAACAAACGATGTCCGATCAACAACGATTACAACAACAGGAAGATATGATGACTAGAAGGGCTGGGCGTTTTAGCGTTACCACTCATCAAATGGATGAAGCTCATA gtgCAGGTATACAAGTGCAGGTGCTCCATAGCAGAGAAGGTTCGTTACCGCCCGCTACTTCGGCAACGTCGATCGGCGCATTGATAACTgag TCTCCAGGCAGATTGGTGGACTCTCTGAGGGTGAGCAGTGAAAGTTTGATGGTAGCTACGCAGCCGGGCACCAAAAGCTTTCCTTCTTCCTACTCTTCATCTCTTACCTCTGATTTTAGTTCCTATTGTCACAACCAAAGTCCAATTTCCAAAAAGCAATATAGCTTACCTACATCACCAAAAACAGATGTGAAAATTCCTAATTTTCAACATCAGCAACAACGTGACTTGCATAACTCTGTGCAGTTATCACAAAACAGCCAAAGACACGTCACTCAATATTCTACACAATCTTTAGACAAACaaatacaaaatatatttttattgaaaccCCCTCCGGGCTCGAAGCAGCATGTTGTACCACGTGATATCGCTGTTAAAAACGCGCATGAGTATTGTAcacaaaatttattacctcATACTCAAATTCAACCGCAAAGAGATATCCCGCACGATCCTTTAAACCTCGGAGCACAGGCTGAAAGTTTATCGCCCATCACGAATCGACTTCAGGATAATACGATGCAGCAACTTTTACATAATCAG tctgaaaaagatgaaaagagtCAGATCTTGACACCCAGCGAGGAATATCAACTTCTGATAAAAAG GCAAACGACAGAGTTAGAAAACTTGCAAAGAAGACACAGAGAGGAATTGGAGAAGttccaacaacaacaattacaacttttgattcaacagcagcaacaagcTGCTCTGCACCAGCACCAACATCATCCGTTACTGTATCACACAGTTGCTACGACAGTTGCAG GGCAAACGAGACCTACTGGAATGGAAGATTATTTAATGTTCAGTACAGCTCCTCAGACGCCGTTACAAAGAGTACCTGGTCAATCACCAGATACGGAAGAAACTCTAAGGCTAGCGatgcaaaaattgaaacaaaccCCTCAGCCATCCCATCAACAAGCCCCAAATATTCCCCATGCTTATGTAATCCCTATACCAGTCATGCcttctgaaaatattcaaaatatttcccaACACTCAACTAATTACACAGGTGCTACGAACGTTAACGAAACATTAGAAACAATCGGTTCAACAAATGGTCCGACAACAATCAATCCTACACGTTATCAATTTACGCCAATAATCCCAGATGGAGCCAATATACCTGGATGTGCAAGTGGCAGTTTGGTGGCTCCGACACCCATATCTGGTTCAACTGCCAACAGTGGTTACCTCCATTATCATCAGGGACCAACATTGGCGAACTTTCAGACGTTCGGATACACACCTCATGGTGGATTCTTCCTTCCAGCGGGTTACAGATTAATATATGCACCTACAAGTAGTCCTCAATCTCAACCCGCTACGCCTGCGACACCCCATTTGGGAAATTCAAATAACGGTACGCCACCCAGTGAACCTCAGCATTGCTCCGATTACAATACGACTATGCAACCCGACCAGTAG